A stretch of the Lactuca sativa cultivar Salinas chromosome 9, Lsat_Salinas_v11, whole genome shotgun sequence genome encodes the following:
- the LOC111899207 gene encoding UDP-glycosyltransferase 91C1 encodes MENLQNTPKTLHIVMFPWLAMGHLIPFFHLSKILAEKGHKISYISTPRNLSRIPKIPPKLTHNIKLVSLPFPNVESLPEHAESSMDIPHQKAQFLKIAFDLLESPLVIFLESTTPKPDWIIFDYASHWLPSVASKLGVSTGYFSLFTAATQAFLGPPSQLLNDKVKQRSTVEDFCRVPEWVPPDSNIVYRPHEIMKYSEGAVGNESGVSDTVRFLSSIDGCDLVLFRTSVEFEPLWFQLVCELYQKPVIPVGVLPPSLENHELDDYGNCDVEIGELTRWLDEQQVNSVVFVALGSEAVLSDAELTELALGLERSGLPFFWVIRKSITDSIQTLPDGFLSRVKGRGIVYAGWVPQVRILSHFAIGGFLTHCGWNSVIEGLAFGRVLICFPVMNDQGLNSRLLSGKKLGVEIPRIETDGSFTSEALAESIIVAMVSEEGEVLRANAREMKREFGDVSKNDHYIDACIRHLVEMRKP; translated from the coding sequence ATGGAGAATCTCCAAAATACCCCTAAAACTCTACACATAGTGATGTTCCCATGGCTAGCCATGGGCCATCTCATACCGTTCTTTCACTTGTCCAAAATCTTGGctgaaaaaggccataagatctCATATATATCCACTCCAAGAAATTTAAGTagaattcccaaaatacccccaaAGCTAACCCATAACATCAAACTAGTCTCGCTTCCCTTTCCAAACGTGGAAAGTTTACCAGAACATGCGGAGTCTTCCATGGACATACCTCACCAAAAAGCCCAGTTTCTAAAAATAGCATTTGATCTGCTAGAGTCACCTCTGGTCATTTTTCTTGAAAGCACAACACCGAAGCCTGACTGGATCATCTTTGACTATGCTTCTCATTGGCTACCCTCAGTTGCATCCAAACTTGGTGTGTCCACGGGTTACTTTAGCCTCTTCACTGCTGCAACACAGGCTTTCCTTGGACCTCCATCACAGCTGTTGAATGACAAAGTCAAACAACGGTCAACGGTTGAGGATTTTTGCCGGGTGCCAGAATGGGTCCCACCTGACTCAAATATCGTTTACCGGCCCCACGAGATCATGAAGTACAGCGAGGGTGCGGTCGGTAACGAATCAGGCGTCTCCGATACCGTACGATTTCTTTCCTCGATCGACGGTTGTGATTTGGTTCTGTTCAGAACAAGTGTCGAGTTCGAACCTCTGTGGTTCCAACTCGTTTGTGAGCTTTATCAAAAGCCTGTAATACCGGTTGGTGTTTTGCCTCCGTCACTAGAAAACCACGAGTTAGATGATTATGGAAATTGCGATGTCGAAATCGGTGAGTTAACTCGGTGGTTAGATGAACAGCAAGTTAACTCGGTTGTTTTTGTCGCGCTAGGAAGCGAGGCGGTTCTAAGTGATGCCGAACTCACTGAGTTGGCTCTAGGGTTGGAGCGTTCGGGTTTGCCTTTCTTTTGGGTAATAAGAAAGTCAATTACCGATTCAATTCAAACCCTTCCTGATGGGTTTCTTTCGAGGGTCAAGGGCCGTGGGATTGTTTATGCGGGGTGGGTTCCACAAGTTAGGATTCTGAGTCATTTTGCTATTGGTGGGTTCTTGACTCATTGTGGTTGGAATTCGGTAATCGAAGGACTTGCATTTGGGCGCGTATTGATATGTTTTCCGGTTATGAACGACCAAGGTTTGAACTCAAGGTTGCTAAGCGGAAAGAAACTTGGAGTTGAGATTCCAAGAATCGAGACAGACGGATCATTTACGAGTGAGGCATTGGCCGAGTCGATAATAGTGGCAATGGTGAGTGAAGAAGGAGAGGTGTTGAGGGCAAATGCAAGAGAAATGAAACGAGAGTTTGGAGATGTGAGCAAGAATGATCATTATATTGATGCTTGTATACGTCACTTAGTGGAAATGAGGAAACCCTAG